From the genome of Muricauda sp. SCSIO 64092, one region includes:
- a CDS encoding four helix bundle protein produces MGRHNFKKPKIWEEGMGIVDLTYDLVVSFPSLEKFNLTSQLLRCSISTPSNIAEGTSKSTDRHFNKYIEDSLGSAFEWETQLIIAFRRNYIEKKQFSDLSHKIQQLQKMISGFQSGLNIQS; encoded by the coding sequence ATGGGAAGACATAATTTTAAAAAACCAAAAATATGGGAGGAAGGTATGGGAATTGTGGATCTTACCTATGATTTGGTCGTTAGTTTTCCCTCCCTGGAAAAGTTCAATTTGACTTCTCAGTTATTACGATGTTCCATTTCAACCCCTTCGAATATTGCGGAAGGCACAAGCAAATCCACGGATCGGCATTTCAATAAATATATTGAAGATAGTTTGGGTTCGGCATTTGAATGGGAGACCCAATTAATTATTGCTTTTCGAAGAAATTATATTGAAAAAAAACAATTTTCAGATTTATCACATAAAATTCAACAATTACAAAAAATGATTTCAGGTTTCCAAAGCGGACTGAATATCCAGTCCTGA